The genome window TATATCCATATATTTTATATTCAGTTTGCTTATCAGCATTGATGAACTAATATACATTGATTACCTTTATCTTATTTTTATAGGAACCACTTCTTTGTTTTTACTGGTTTCTATAGTTTTTTATAGACGACATTCCAGAGAATAAAATTGCGATATATGTTATATTTTCTAAAAAAAGCAGGAAGGTGAGAGATGAAAAAAATTGCAATAGTTTTGGGGATTTTAATTTTTGCAAAAGCTTTTGCTTATACTGATGTTTCAGCTGAAGAATTTGCAAAACTTATGAAGGAAAAGGATGTTGTTGTGTTAGATGTTAGAACACCAGATGAGTATTTTAAAGATGGTCATATAAAAGGTGCCAATCTAATTCCTGTTCAACTTTTCCAGTATATATTTCTTGGTGGAAAAGGGTTTAAAGGCAAAAAGGTTTTAGTTTACTGTAGAAGTGGCAACAGAAGTGTTACAGCCAGTAAAATGCTGGAACAGATGGGGTTGAAACATGTTTATAATCTGAAAGGCGGCATTTTAGAATGGAAAGCTAAGAACCTTCCTGTTGAGTATAATCAGAAATAACCTTTTCAAATATTCTGTCCTGCAGGTCAAACATTCTTTTGGCTTCTGCAGGGCAGGTTTCATGGTCATAGCCAAGTAGATGTAAAATTCCGTGGGTTAGAAGCCTGACTATTTCTTCTTTGTAGGACAGACCTATTTCTTCTGCCTGTTTTTTTGCATAAGGAAGGGAGATAATCACATCTCCCAGTATTTTGTATTTATATCCTGGAGGTTTTTCATCTATAGGGAAGGATAAGACATCTGTTGGTTTGTCCTTTTTTCTCCACTCTTTATTAATCTGTTGTATTGTATCGTTGTCTGTCAGGGTTATACTGAGTTCCACATTGTCCAGATTAAGCTCTTTCAGGATTTTTTCTGCAACTTCTTTCACAAACTTTTTTGTGATATGTCTGTCGTATATATCTTTACTTATTAGGATTTTGTTCATTTTCTTTTTCCCTTTCGTATTTGTCGTAAGCTGTGATAATTCTCTGGACTACAGGATGTCTGACCACATCTTTTTCAGAAAATCTGCATATTCCTATGCCTTTTACATCCTTGAGGACTTGGAGGGCTTCTACTAAACCTGATTGGCTTACTTTTGGTAGGTCTATCTGTGTTATATCACCTGTAATAACTGCCTTTGAACCAAAACCTATTCTGGTGAGAAACATCTTCATCTGTTCTTTTGTTGTGTTCTGTGCCTCATCAAGAATGATAAAAGCATCATTAAGGGTTCTTCCTCTCATAAATGCCAGTGGTGCAATTTCTATAATATTTTTTTCCAGCATATCTCTAATCTTGTCAGGGTCAACCATTTCATATAAGGCATCGTATAAAGGTCTAAGATATGGGTCAACCTTTTCTGTTAATGTTCCCGGTAGAAATCCAAGTTTTTCTCCTGCTTCAACTGCTGGTCTTGTTAGGATAATTCTGTTTACTTTTTGTTGTTTCAGGTATGAAACAGCCATAGCCATT of Persephonella sp. IF05-L8 contains these proteins:
- a CDS encoding rhodanese-like domain-containing protein, which encodes MKKIAIVLGILIFAKAFAYTDVSAEEFAKLMKEKDVVVLDVRTPDEYFKDGHIKGANLIPVQLFQYIFLGGKGFKGKKVLVYCRSGNRSVTASKMLEQMGLKHVYNLKGGILEWKAKNLPVEYNQK
- the ybeY gene encoding rRNA maturation RNase YbeY, producing MNKILISKDIYDRHITKKFVKEVAEKILKELNLDNVELSITLTDNDTIQQINKEWRKKDKPTDVLSFPIDEKPPGYKYKILGDVIISLPYAKKQAEEIGLSYKEEIVRLLTHGILHLLGYDHETCPAEAKRMFDLQDRIFEKVISDYTQQEGS
- a CDS encoding PhoH family protein, which codes for MQKVASYFEGGHQLSPQDVRNLAVGYKNETPQQQIVGNYEAILFTHRKKPIMAKTPSQKAYIETIKKNDITFGVGPAGTGKTYLAMAMAVSYLKQQKVNRIILTRPAVEAGEKLGFLPGTLTEKVDPYLRPLYDALYEMVDPDKIRDMLEKNIIEIAPLAFMRGRTLNDAFIILDEAQNTTKEQMKMFLTRIGFGSKAVITGDITQIDLPKVSQSGLVEALQVLKDVKGIGICRFSEKDVVRHPVVQRIITAYDKYEREKENEQNPNK